CGCGGGGGACGGCGTGGACCTGCTGGTCCAGTCCTTCGCCGCCTTCGGCGATGTGCCGATGACCCTCACCGCCGCTCGCGCGGGCGCGGACGGGCGGCTGCTGTGGTCCGACCCCGACCCCGTCGCCATCAGCCGGGTGGAGGGGCCGTCCCGGACGGCGACCGCCGCCGCACTCTCCGCCGCGACCCGCCGGACCGCAACCACGGTGGTCATCGCTCGCGCGGACGCGTGGCCCGACGCCATCGCCGGCGGGCCGTTGGCCTCGATGATGGACGCGTCCCTCCTGCTGACCGCGCGTGATGGCCTGTCGGCCGACGCGGCCGCCGAGATCGCCCGGCTGGGAGCGGACCGCGCCGTGCTGCTGGGCGGCGAGCAGGCCCTGTCGGCCGAGGTGGACGCCGACCTGCGTGCCGCCGGCCTGACCGTCGAACGCCTCGCCGGCAGCGACCGGTTCGCCACGGCCGGGATGATCGCCCAGCGCGTCGTGGCCGAGGGTGGCGACGGCTCACGCGTGGCGGTCGTCCGCGGCACCCACCCCGACCCCGAGCAGGGGTGGTCCGACGCCGTCGTCGCTGCTGCCCACGGGGCTGCCGACGGGCATCCGATCCTGCTCACCCCGACCGACGGGCTGCCGCCCAGCACGCTCGACGCCCTGACGACCCTGTCCCCCGCGTCGGTCCTGGTGCTCGGTGGACCAGCCGCGGTGTCGGTCGACGCCGAGCAGCAGGTCCGCGACACCGGCGCCCGGACCCTCCGGGTCAGCGGGACGGACCGCTACTCCACCGCCCGGATCGTGGCCGACCTGGCCGTGGACGCGGGGACCTCACCCCACCGGGTCTGGGTGGCCACCGGCAGGCGGTTCCCCGACGCGCTGGCTGCGAGCGCCGCGGTGGGCACGGGCGGTGTCCTGCTGCTGGCCGACGGCGACACCAACGACCGTGCCGAGGAGCTGCTCGGCTTCATCGGCACGCACCGCGACGAGGTGGCCGAGCTGGTCCTCATCGGTGGATCCGCAGCGCTGTCGGACACCCTGGAGACACGCCTGCGACGGCTGCTCGCGGAGTAACCGCCCCTCCGCATCCTCGGCGTCAGAACGTGCGGCCGGCGCACGTTGACGTCGGCCGCCCGACGTGGAAGGGTCGTCGGCGCCCCATGAGACTGCTCCAGCTCCTCGACGCGTGGCCGGTCGCCCGACAGATCAGGACCGGCGACCTGCTCGGGCGCGGGCGGGCTGCCCAGTCGGCCGCGTCGGCAGCCCGACGACCACGAACCGAGGACGCCGACCGGGTCGTCCAGTCGATCTGCCCCTACTGCGCCGTCGGCTGTGGCCAGCGGATCCACGTCCGCGACGAGCAGGTCCTCCGGGTCGAGGGTGACCCCGACTCGCCCATCTCCCGCGGCAAGCTGTGCCCCAAGGGGGCGGCGACCCGCACGATGCTGGACTCACCGCTGCGCGAGACCAGGGTGCGGTACCGGCCACCCCATGCCACGGACTGGCAGGACCTCGACCTCGACGTCGCGATGGACATGATCGCCGAGCGGGTGATCGCCACCCGTGCCCGCACGTGGCAGGACCGCGACGACGACGGCGTCCCACTGAACCGGACCCTGGGGCTTGCGCACCTCGGCGGCGCGACCCTGGACAACGAGGAGAACTACCTCCTCAAGAAGCTCTACACCGCCATCGGGGCCATCCAGGTCGAGAACCAGGCGCGGATATGACACTCCTCCACCGTTCCCGGTCTGGGGACGTCGTTCGGTCGCGGTGGTGCCACGACCTTCCTGCAGGACCTCGCCAACGCTGACGTGGTCGTGATCCAGGGCTCCAACATGGCCGAGTGCCATCCGGTGGGGTTCCAGCACGTCATGGACGCCAAGCGGCGCGGCGCGACGATCATCCATGTCGACCCGCGGTTCACCCGCACGAGCGCCGTGGCCGACATCCACGTGCCGCTGCGCGCCGGCAGCGACATCGCCTTCCTCGGCGGGATCGTCAACCACCTGCTGACGACCGAGCAGTGGTTCCGCGAGTACGTGGTCCGCTACACCAACGCCGCGACCCTGCTCGACGAGTCCTTCCTCGACACCGAGGACGCCGGTGACGGCGGGCCCGACATCGAGGGCCTGTTCTCGGGCTGGGACGCCGAGACGGGCACCTACGACCAGGAGACCTGGCAGTACCGCGGCATGACCGCGGCCGGTGCGGCAGGCAAGCGGGACTCCACCGCCGCAGAGGCCGAGCAGGCCGGCGCCCACGGCGGCCGGCTCGAGGGCGGCAAGCCGCCCCACGAGGATGCCACCCTCACCGACCCGCTGTCGGTCATGCAGGTCCTGCGTCGCCACTTCGCCCGGTACACCCCCGAGATGGTGGAGGAGGTCTGCGGCGTGCCGCGCGAGACCTTCCTGCGGGTCGCCGAGGCGTTGGCGTCCACCGGGACTCCCGACCGGGCCGCGGCGTTCTGCTACGCCGTGGGCTGGACGCAGCACACCGTGGGCGTGCAGTACATCCGGACGGCCGCCATCGTGCAGCTGCTGCTCGGCAACATCGGCGTCTCGGGTGGCGGCATCCTGGCGCTGCGCGGCCATGCGTCGATCCAGGGGTCCACCGACATCCCGACGTTGTTCAACATCCTGCCGGGGTACATCCCGATGCCGCAGGCGTCGTCCTCCCCGGACCTGTCCAGCCACGTCGAGGACAACGCGGCCACCGCAGGCTTCTGGGGCAACATGCGCGACTACCTGGTCAGCCTGCAGAAGGCGTGGTTCGGAGACGCGGCGACGGCCGACAACGACTGGGGGTTCGGTTGGTTGCCACGCCTGACCGGCGACCACTCGGCCTACGCCACGGTGCTCGACATGCTCGATGGCGACGTCGAGGGCTACATCGTCATCGGCGAGAACCCGGCGGTGGGCAACGCCAACTCCGGCCTGCACCGCATGGCGATGGCCCAGCTGGACTGGCTGGTGGTGCGCGACTTCCAGCTCATCGAGTCGGCCACGTTCTGGCAGGACGGCCCCGAGGTCGAGACCGGCGAGCTGGTCACGACCGACATCGGCACCGAGGTGTTCTTCCTGCCGGCCGCCAGCCACGTGGAGAAGGAGGGGACCTTCACCAACACCCAGCGCCTCCTGCAGTGGCACGACAAGGCGGTGGAGCCGCAGGGGGACTGCCGCAGCGACCTGTGGTTCGCCCACCAGCTGGGGCTGCGCATCAGGGAGAAGCTGGCCGACAGCGAGCTCGAACGCGACCAGCCGATCCGCCACCTGACCTGGGACTACCCGACCGAGGGCCCGCACGACGACCCGTCGGCCGATGCGGTCCTGCGCGAGATCAACGGCTGGGACGCCGACGGCCAGCCACTGTCCAGCTACACCCAGATGACCGACGACGGGTCGACGGCGGCGGGCTGCTGGATCTACACCGGCTGCTACGCCGACGGGGTCAACCAGACGCGACGCCGTCGTCCCGGGAGCGAGCAGTCGTGGGTGGCACCGGAGTGGGGTTGGGCGTGGCCGTCCAACCGGCGGATCCTCTACAACCGTGCGTCTGCGGACCCCGACGGCAACCCCTGGTCGGCGGATCGTGCCTACGTCTGGTGGGACGCCGAGCAGCGCCGCTGGACGGGCCACGACGTCCCCGACTTCGAGGGCGACAAGCCGCCGGACTACGTGCCGCCCGAGGGCGCGACGGCCGAGGGCGCCATCGGCGGCGACCACCCCTTCGTGATGCAGGCCGACGGTCGTGCCTGGTTGTTCGTGCCACGCGGTCTCGTGGACGGGCCCTTGCCCACGCACTACGAACCCCACGAGTCACCGGTGCGCAACGCCCTGTACCGCCAGCAGGCCAACCCGATGCGCGAACGGTTCGACCGGCCCGAGAACACCTCCCACGCCAGCGGTGAGGAACCCGGTGCCGACGCCTACCCCTACGTGATGACCACCTACCGCCTGACCGAGCACCACACGGCCGGTGCGATGAGCCGCTCGGTCGCCAACCTCTCGGAGCTGCAGCCGGAGATGTTCTGCGAGGTCTCCCCCGCCCTGGCGGCCGAGCGCGGCCTGGTCAACGGTGGCTGGGCAACCCTCATCAGCGCGCGGGCGGTCATCGAGGCCCGCGTGCTCGTCACCGAACGGCTGCAACCGCTGCGGGTCGGCGGCCGGGAGATCCACCAGATCGGGCTGCCCTACCACTGGGGCTTCCGCGGCCTGAGCACCGGCGATGCCGCCAACGACCTGTTCGCCCTCGCGCTTGATCCCAACGTGCACATCCAGGAGGTCAAGGCCGCCACCTGCGACATCCGCCCCGGGCGTCGGCCCCGCGGACCGGCGCGGCGAGACCTGGTCGACCAGCACGCACGAGGGCGAGACCCCTCGGGCAGGAGCGAGCCGTGAACGACAGTCCCTACACCTCCTCCCCCGCCACCGTCGGCTACGACGAGGAACGCCCTCGCATGGCCTTCTTCACCGACACCACGGTGTGCATCGGCTGCAAGGCGTGTGAGGTCGCCTGCAAGGAGTGGAACGACGTGCCGTCCACCCCGCTGGAGCTGACGGGGTTCTCCTACGACAACACCGGGGGGCTCGGCAGCGAGAGCTGGCGGGCCGTGAAGTTCGTCGAGCAGCGGCTGCCCGAGATCCGCCAGCAGGGGGCCGAAGGCGCGTTCGTGGCGGCCGGCCAGCAGGGGCCCGACCTGCGCATGGTGGGCACGGACGGCTTCGCCGGGACCCCCGACGAGCTGGACCTCACCCGGGCCGATGGCGACGGCCGGGCGCTTGCCGTCGACGCCGCCGCGGGGGCCGGCGACTTCCGCTGGCTGATGGCCTCCGACGTGTGCAAGCACTGCACGACCGCGGCCTGCCTGGACGTCTGCCCGACCGGTGCGCTGTTCAAGACCGAGTTCTCGACCGTGGTCCTGCAGGACGACATCTGCAACGGCTGCGGCTACTGCGTCCCTGCCTGTCCCTACGGTGTGGTGGACCGACGGCCCGACGACGGGCGCGCCTTCAAGTGCACGATGTGCTACGACCGGATGAAGGGCGACATGACGCCCGCCTGCGCGCAGTCCTGCCCCACGGACTCGATCATGTTCGGCACCTGGGAGGACATGCGGGCCGCCGCCGGGGATCGCCTCGAGGAGGTCGTCGCGGCTGGGCTGCCCGGCGCACAGCTCTACGGGGAGGACACCGAGAACGGGGTCGATGGCTGCGGGGCGTTCTTCCTGCTGCTCGACGATCCCGAGGTGTATGGCCTGCCGCCCGACCCGATCGCCACGACCAAGGACCTGCCCACCATGTGGCGTGCGGCCGCGCGTGCGGCTGCGGCGATGGTCGTCGGGATCGCCGGTGTCGTCCTCGTTACCGGCCGGAGGAGCCAGCGGTGAGCGGTGCCCGTCCCGCAGGTGTGCGGCGTCCGGGGACCCGCCGCCCCCGGGTGCGTGGAGGCCGCGGGTCGGTCGTGCCCGACGCCGAACCACGCAGCTACTACGACCTGCCGATCGTCAAGGCACCGGTGTGGACGTGGGAGGTGCCCGCCTACTTCTTCGTCGGCGGTGCCGCCGGGGCGTCGTCGGTGCTGGCCGTGGTCGCCGAGGCCACCGGCAACGCCTCGCTGGCCCGGACGGCACGGCTGGTGGCCGCAGGTGCGGTCGCGGCCAGCCCTCCCCTGCTGATCAGCGACCTCGGGCGGCCCGACCGGTTCCACCACATGCTGCGGATCCTCAAGCCAACGTCACCCATGAGCGTCGGCTCGTGGATCCTCGCGCTGTACGCCCCCGCCGCCATCGGGGCGGCGGGGCTCGACGTGCTCGGCTGGTTCCCCCGGCTGCGCCGGGTCGCCGGCGTCGTGGCCGCAGGACTCGGGCCGGCGCTGTCGACCTACACCGCGGTGCTGCTGACCAACACGGCCGTCCCCGTGTGGCACCAGGCCAAGGACACCCTGCCGGCGGTGTTCGCCGCCAGCTCGACCATGTCCAGCGGGGCCGCCGCGGTGCTGGTCCGTCCCGCCGATCCGACTGCGCGGGCGGTGGCCGTTGCCGGCGGGCTGGCGGAGCTGGTCACCACCGAGGTCATGCACCGGTCGCTGGACGACGACGTCGCAGGCCCGTACGGGGAGGGTGATTCGGGCCAGTGGGGGCGTGTGGCGTCTGCGGCCACGGCGGTGGGGACGGCGCTCGTGGCGTTTGCCCCGTCGGGTTCGGCCGGGCGGGCGGCTCGCCGGCTCGGAGCGGTCGGCATGCTGGCCGGGGCGGCCGCCACCCGCTGGTCGGTGTTCCGTGCCGGCTTCGCCTCGGCCGCCGACCCGGCCGCGACCGTCGGACCGCAGCGACGACGCATCGCCGCCCGAACCGCCTCCGACCGGGGCTGAGCCAGTACTTCCCCCCGGAACGGCAGAAGGCCTCCCGCGGGAGGCCTTCGAACACCGGATGTGCGGGTGGGCTACTCGGCCATCCGCACGGACTCGACCACCACGTCCTCACGTGGACGCTCGCCGTCCAGGGGGGTCCTGGCGATGGCATCGACGACGTCCATGCCGTCGGTGACCTGGCCGAAGACGGTGTAGTTCGGTGGCAAGCCCACGTCGTCGAGGCAGATGAAGAACTGGCTGCCGTTGGTGTTGGGGCCGGCGTTGGCCATCGCGAGCGTGCCGCGCTCGTACCCACGGTTGCGGGCCGAGGCGAGCTCGTCGGGGAACCGGTAGCCGGGGCCGCCGGTGCCGGTGCCCTCGGGGTCGCCCATCTGGATCACGAAGCCCGGGACGACCCGATGGATGATCGTGCCGTCGAAGAACTCCTTGCCAGCGAGGAACGCGAAGCTGTTCGCCGCGATGGGCGCCTCGTTGGAGAACAGCTGCAGTGCGATGTCACCCATCGAGGTGGACAGCACGGCGTTGTGGCGCGAGGCGTCGTCGAGCACCTGCTCGGGCTCGGCGTAGTGGTCGGCCATGGCGCTACTGCTCCTGGATGGTGACGGTTTCCATGTACACGCGCTCCGAGGGGGTCTCGCCCTCGGCGGCGATGGCGCCGATCTCCTCGAGGATGTCGAGGCCCTCGGTGACCTGCCCGAAGACGCTGTAGGCGCGCTGCTGGTCGAAGGCGGTGTCGAACAGCTCGTTGTAGACGAAGAAGAACTGGCTGCCGCCGGTGTTGGGGCCGGCGTTGGCCATGGCGACCGAGCCCACCGGGTAGCCGTCGGACTCGGCCAGGCCGAGCTCGTCGGGCAGGCTGTAGCCGATGCTCCAGGTGTTGGACTGGTCGCCACCACCGGTCTGCAGGGCGCCGATGCTGGTGGCGTTGCGGAAGATCTCCAGGCCGTCGAAGAAGCCCTGCTGGGCCAGGAAGACGAAGGAGTTGACGGTCTCGGGGGCGTCGTCCTCGAGCAGGTCGAGGGTCACGGTGCCACAGGACGTCTCGACGACGGCCACGTAGTCGACCCCCGCCTCCAGCACGTCCGCGGGCCCACCGGGGAACTGCGGGCGGGTGTCGGCGACGTTGGCCGGCTCGTCTGCGTCACAGGCGACCGGACGGTCGTCGATGACCGGCTCGAGGCCGGAGTCGAC
The nucleotide sequence above comes from Euzebya pacifica. Encoded proteins:
- a CDS encoding peptidylprolyl isomerase; translated protein: MADHYAEPEQVLDDASRHNAVLSTSMGDIALQLFSNEAPIAANSFAFLAGKEFFDGTIIHRVVPGFVIQMGDPEGTGTGGPGYRFPDELASARNRGYERGTLAMANAGPNTNGSQFFICLDDVGLPPNYTVFGQVTDGMDVVDAIARTPLDGERPREDVVVESVRMAE
- the fdh gene encoding formate dehydrogenase is translated as MRLLQLLDAWPVARQIRTGDLLGRGRAAQSAASAARRPRTEDADRVVQSICPYCAVGCGQRIHVRDEQVLRVEGDPDSPISRGKLCPKGAATRTMLDSPLRETRVRYRPPHATDWQDLDLDVAMDMIAERVIATRARTWQDRDDDGVPLNRTLGLAHLGGATLDNEENYLLKKLYTAIGAIQVENQARIUHSSTVPGLGTSFGRGGATTFLQDLANADVVVIQGSNMAECHPVGFQHVMDAKRRGATIIHVDPRFTRTSAVADIHVPLRAGSDIAFLGGIVNHLLTTEQWFREYVVRYTNAATLLDESFLDTEDAGDGGPDIEGLFSGWDAETGTYDQETWQYRGMTAAGAAGKRDSTAAEAEQAGAHGGRLEGGKPPHEDATLTDPLSVMQVLRRHFARYTPEMVEEVCGVPRETFLRVAEALASTGTPDRAAAFCYAVGWTQHTVGVQYIRTAAIVQLLLGNIGVSGGGILALRGHASIQGSTDIPTLFNILPGYIPMPQASSSPDLSSHVEDNAATAGFWGNMRDYLVSLQKAWFGDAATADNDWGFGWLPRLTGDHSAYATVLDMLDGDVEGYIVIGENPAVGNANSGLHRMAMAQLDWLVVRDFQLIESATFWQDGPEVETGELVTTDIGTEVFFLPAASHVEKEGTFTNTQRLLQWHDKAVEPQGDCRSDLWFAHQLGLRIREKLADSELERDQPIRHLTWDYPTEGPHDDPSADAVLREINGWDADGQPLSSYTQMTDDGSTAAGCWIYTGCYADGVNQTRRRRPGSEQSWVAPEWGWAWPSNRRILYNRASADPDGNPWSADRAYVWWDAEQRRWTGHDVPDFEGDKPPDYVPPEGATAEGAIGGDHPFVMQADGRAWLFVPRGLVDGPLPTHYEPHESPVRNALYRQQANPMRERFDRPENTSHASGEEPGADAYPYVMTTYRLTEHHTAGAMSRSVANLSELQPEMFCEVSPALAAERGLVNGGWATLISARAVIEARVLVTERLQPLRVGGREIHQIGLPYHWGFRGLSTGDAANDLFALALDPNVHIQEVKAATCDIRPGRRPRGPARRDLVDQHARGRDPSGRSEP
- a CDS encoding 4Fe-4S dicluster domain-containing protein, whose translation is MAFFTDTTVCIGCKACEVACKEWNDVPSTPLELTGFSYDNTGGLGSESWRAVKFVEQRLPEIRQQGAEGAFVAAGQQGPDLRMVGTDGFAGTPDELDLTRADGDGRALAVDAAAGAGDFRWLMASDVCKHCTTAACLDVCPTGALFKTEFSTVVLQDDICNGCGYCVPACPYGVVDRRPDDGRAFKCTMCYDRMKGDMTPACAQSCPTDSIMFGTWEDMRAAAGDRLEEVVAAGLPGAQLYGEDTENGVDGCGAFFLLLDDPEVYGLPPDPIATTKDLPTMWRAAARAAAAMVVGIAGVVLVTGRRSQR
- the nrfD gene encoding NrfD/PsrC family molybdoenzyme membrane anchor subunit, which translates into the protein MSGARPAGVRRPGTRRPRVRGGRGSVVPDAEPRSYYDLPIVKAPVWTWEVPAYFFVGGAAGASSVLAVVAEATGNASLARTARLVAAGAVAASPPLLISDLGRPDRFHHMLRILKPTSPMSVGSWILALYAPAAIGAAGLDVLGWFPRLRRVAGVVAAGLGPALSTYTAVLLTNTAVPVWHQAKDTLPAVFAASSTMSSGAAAVLVRPADPTARAVAVAGGLAELVTTEVMHRSLDDDVAGPYGEGDSGQWGRVASAATAVGTALVAFAPSGSAGRAARRLGAVGMLAGAAATRWSVFRAGFASAADPAATVGPQRRRIAARTASDRG
- a CDS encoding peptidylprolyl isomerase, with amino-acid sequence MSGSQHKKQEKARRRAEREKARQEERRRNQMTAIAVVAVLVLGGVLVAATVMDRRSENADAAAELQSEIEAAASEAAEQGSEAPSEDAEPATMVPDDPEVEAGEAVDSGLEPVIDDRPVACDADEPANVADTRPQFPGGPADVLEAGVDYVAVVETSCGTVTLDLLEDDAPETVNSFVFLAQQGFFDGLEIFRNATSIGALQTGGGDQSNTWSIGYSLPDELGLAESDGYPVGSVAMANAGPNTGGSQFFFVYNELFDTAFDQQRAYSVFGQVTEGLDILEEIGAIAAEGETPSERVYMETVTIQEQ